The following coding sequences lie in one Oncorhynchus nerka isolate Pitt River linkage group LG14, Oner_Uvic_2.0, whole genome shotgun sequence genomic window:
- the LOC115141375 gene encoding sal-like protein 3, translating to MSRRKQAKPQHLKSDEDPTIAGVVSENATGEVLDDSDSGNESRSGSEETHVCEKCCAEFFKWSDFCEHLTSCIKNPLVLIVNENENEPSREYPAEPSPSPSCHSDQADSEDAGEGSSHSPGEDDEGGEIALEGGSALDKEDEPMELSPEKPVDLEVSDASPEPGGALPQLSDPAPSSVKSYSMPSTNVTLETLHSTSVAVAQFSQSVCAAVAGSGVSPMAIPMILDQLMALQQQQIHQLQLIEQIRSQVALMQRQPSVAQLAQNHHHHNTVAGSQGLSSSNQLQQLHNFITPPVHQLPIRLPSPLNSLGSSSLTSAIDGPLFPHTQQSSNQQSNFSIPNTTSANSSFPSSSGNVLSSLLPSCMTSITHSSSGAGSTAGGGMSSSITALPRNSSSPPSLGHNSLLSTSPSNLPLIPHSSSSSVIFPNPLASIAATANALDPLSALMRHRKGKPPNVSVFDTKPSSEDPFFKHKCRFCAKVFGSDSALQIHLRSHTGERPFKCNICGNRFSTKGNLKVHFQRHKEKYPHVQMNPYPVPEYLDNVPTSSGIPYGMSFPPEKPVTTWLDSKPVLPTVPTSAGLQFPPTLPSMMGGYGDSPSLTPLSRSPQRPSPPSSECASLSPNLFTEAGMITTSQSPQPNLGGDIPPILKPEGIHLPPNLPTSRPGENKTTTVTQVVLATTFTATTSTSSCTEPIIAPSVSHPILPMISDQFKAKFPFGGLLDSMQTSETSKLQQLVENIDKKMTDPNQCVICHRVLSCQSALKMHYRIHTGERPFKCKVCGRAFTTKGNLKTHFGVHRSKPPLRVQHSCPICQKKFTNAVVLQQHIRMHMGGQIPNTPLPESLQEMDTDLSFDEKSLDAMSNYDDELLDEMEAAMEDEAELKEGEEMMDPSKPLHPYSGMSPGRSPPTSVISSIAALENQMKMIDSSVNMSRSFGLKPMQNCGQFGGENDFFNNDSLYASGDLEGQSVGSPALSESSGSMQPISPAHSHPESHRSKSPATLNHNRSTAADEGQENNGMATVKSEKSDTPSPAPVSEGNGALDLTASITQPSRHFIKEENHFNMMFLSRDRGLSNSSLLNTASNMIKMEMNGHRHSKHMSLNDGPYMPVGIQVPASAPQTNMSPSITPMLAPPTPRRTPKQHNCHNCGKNFSSASALQIHERTHTGEKPFGCSICGRAFTTKGNLKVHMGTHMWNNAPARRGRRLSVENPMALLGGDAMKFSEMFQKDLAARAMNVDPGFWNQYAAAITNGLAMKNNEISVIQNGGIPQLPISLGGGGMTSLGAMSGGMDRMDRVNASSSPPMTGLDKTVLEVGARRPFARFMEENKEIGIN from the exons ATGTCCCGTCGCAAGCAAGCGAAGCCACAGCATCTCAAGTCGGACGAGGATCCCACAATAGCCGGGGTGGTGTCCGAAAATG CCACAGGAGAAGTGCTGGATGACTCAGACAGTGGGAATGAGAGCCGTAGTGGAAGTGAGGAGACCCACGTGTGTGAGAAGTGTTGCGCCGAGTTCTTCAAGTGGTCAGATTTCTGCGAACACTTGACGAGCTGCATCAAGAACCCCCTGGTGCTCATAGTAAATGAAAACGAAAACGAACCCTCCCGGGAGTATCCTGCAGAGCCATCGCCCTCGCCAAGCTGCCATAGTGACCAGGCAGACAGTGAGGACGCTGGAGAGGGCAGCAGCCACAGCCCCGGTGAGGACGATGAGGGCGGAGAGATAGCCCTGGAGGGGGGCAGTGCCCTGGACAAGGAGGACGAGCCCATGGAGCTGTCTCCTGAGAAACCGGTGGACCTCGAAGTGAGTGACGCCTCCCCAGAGCCAGGTGGTGCTCTACCTCAGCTTAGCGATCCTGCCCCATCCTCTGTGAAGAGCTACAGCATGCCGAGCACCAACGTCACTCTGGAGACACTACACAGCACCAGCGTGGCAGTGGCTCAGTTCTCCCAGAGTGTTTGTGCCGCGGTGGCCGGCAGTGGGGTCTCCCCCATGGCCATCCCCATGATCCTGGACCAGCTGATGGCGCTGCAGCAGCAACAGATCCACCAACTCCAACTGATCGAACAGATCCGCAGTCAGGTGGCGTTGATGCAAAGGCAGCCCTCTGTCGCCCAGCTGGCCcagaaccaccaccaccacaacacagttGCTGGCTCCCAGGGGCTGTCATCTTCCAACCAACTCCAACAGTTACACAACTTCATCACTCCCCCTGTCCACCAGCTGCCCATCAGGTTGCCCTCACCGCTAAACAGCCTGGgctcctcctccctcacctctgCTATAGATGGGCCCCTCTTCCCCCATACCCAGCAAAGTAGTAATCAGCAGTCAAATTTTTCGATTCCCAACACCACTTCAGCAAACTCCTCTTTCCCATCATCCAGTGGTAATGTGCTGTCATCTCTACTGCCTTCCTGCATGACTTCAATCACACACAGCAGCAGCGGAGCTGGATCCACTGCTGGAGGAGGCATGAGCAGCAGCATTACAGCTCTGCCAAGGAATTCCAGCAGCCCCCCTTCACTAGGCCACAACAGCCTCCTGAGCACCAGTCCCTCCAATCTACCACTGATACCTCACAGTTCATCTAGTAGTGTCATCTTCCCAAACCCGCTAGCCAGTATAGCTGCCACTGCCAATGCACTTGACCCACTCTCCGCTCTGATGAGGCACCGCAAGGGAAAGCCCCCCAACGTGTCTGTCTTCGACACCAAGCCCAGCTCCGAGGACCCCTTCTTCAAGCATAAGTGTAGGTTCTGTGCCAAGGTGTTTGGCAGTGACAGTGCCCTGCAGATCCACCTGCGCTCTCACACCGGCGAACGGCCCTTCAAGTGCAACATATGCGGAAACCGGTTCTCCACCAAGGGCAATCTGAAGGTCCACTTCCAGAGGCACAAGGAGAAGTACCCGCATGTCCAGATGAACCCTTATCCCGTGCCAGAATACCTGGATAACGTGCCGACCAGCTCAGGCATTCCGTATGGTATGTCCTTCCCCCCAGAGAAGCCGGTGACCACCTGGCTGGACAGCAAACCTGTTCTTCCCACAGTCCCCACCTCAGCCGGGCTCCAGTTCCCCCCAACTCTCCCCAGTATGATGGGAGGCTACGGTGATTCCCCGAGCCTCACTCCCCTTAGCAGATCACCCCAGaggccctcccctccctccagcgAATGTGCCTCTCTGTCACCTAACCTCTTCACAGAAGCAGGCATGATCACCACCTCACAGTCTCCGCAGCCCAACTTAGGGGGCGACATACCTCCCATTCTGAAACCAGAGGGCATCCACCTACCCCCAAACCTCCCCACTTCCAGGCCTGGTGAGAACAAGACCACCACCGTTACTCAAGTGGTCCTCGCCACCACGTTCACCGCAACCACATCCACTAGCAGCTGTACTGAACCCATCATtgccccctctgtctcccatccaaTCCTCCCCATGATCTCTGATCAGTTCAAGGCCAAGTTTCCGTTCGGCGGCCTTCTGGACTCTATGCAAACGTCCGAGACCTCAAAGCTGCAGCAGCTGGTTGAGAACATCGACAAGAAGATGACAGACCCCAACCAGTGTGTCATCTGTCACCGTGTGCTCAGCTGCCAGAGCGCCCTTAAGATGCACTACCGCATTCACACGGGAGAAAGGCCTTTCAAATGTAAGGTCTGCGGCCGAGCATTCACCACCAAGGGCAATCTGAAAACGCACTTTGGGGTCCATCGTTCCAAGCCCCCTCTTCGGGTCCAACACTCCTGCCCCATCTGCCAGAAGAAGTTCACGAACGCTGTGGTCCTGCAGCAGCACATCCGCATGCACATGGGGGGCCAGATCCCCAACACCCCTCTGCCCGAGTCTCTCCAGGAGATGGACACCGACCTCTCCTTTGATGAGAAAAGCTTAGATGCCATGAGCAACTATGATGACGAGCTACTGGATGAGATGGAGGCAGCTATGGAGGACGAAGCAGAGCTgaaagaaggagaagagatgaTGGACCCATCCAAACCTCTCCATCCATATTCAGGAATGTCCCCTGGTCGCTCCCCACCTACCTCTGTCATCTCCAGCATCGCTGCTCTGGAGAACCAGATGAAGATGATCGACTCCTCTGTCAATATGAGCCGCTCGTTTGGGCTGAAGCCCATGCAGAACTGTGGCCAGTTTGGAGGGGAGAACGACTTCTTCAACAATGACTCGCTGTATGCCTCGGGGGACCTGGAAGGCCAGAGTGTGGGAAGCCCAGCACTATCTGAGTCCTCAGGGTCCATGCAGCCCATCTCCCCTGCTCACAGTCACCCTGAGAGTCATCGATCCAAGTCCCCAGCCACACTCAACCATAACAGAAGCACTGCAGCAGATGAGGGGCAGGAGAACAACGGGATGGCTACAGTGAAATCTGAGAAGTCAGATACCCCATCCCCGGCACCTGTGTCTGAAGGTAATGGGGCATTGGACCTGACTGCTAGCATAACCCAGCCTAGCAGGCACTTCATCAAGGAGGAGAACCACTTCAACATGATGTTCCTGAGCAGAGATAGAG GTCTGAGCAACTCTAGCTTGCTAAACACAGCATCCAACATGATCAAAATGGAGATGAATGGGCACAGGCACAGCAAGCACATGTCACTGAATGACGGTCCTTACATGCCCGTGGGCATCCAAGTGCCCGCTTCTGCACCCCAGACCAACATGAGCCCCAGTATCACCCCCATGCTGGCACCGCCAACTCCCCGTCGCACCCCCAAGCAGCACAACTGCCACAACTGTGGGAAGAACTTCTCCTCAGCTAGTGCCCTGCAGATCcatgagcgcacacacacaggagaaaaaccATTTGGCTGCTCGATCTGTGGAAGAGCCTTCACCACTAAAGGCAACCTGAAG GTGCACATGGGCACCCACATGTGGAACAATGCACCAGCCCGTCGTGGACGCCGTCTCTCCGTGGAGAACCCCATGGCCTTGCTGGGCGGGGACGCCATGAAGTTTAGCGAGATGTTTCAGAAGGACCTGGCGGCGAGGGCCATGAACGTAGACCCTGGCTTCTGGAACCAGTATGCTGCCGCCATCACCAACGGCCTGGCCATGAAGAACAACGAGATCTCCGTCATCCAGAATGGAGGCATCCCCCAGTTGCCCATCAGCCTGGGTGGAGGAGGTATGACCTCGCTAGGGGCCATGTCAGGAGGTATGGACCGTATGGACCGGGTGAATGCCAGTAGCAGCCCTCCCATGACTGGGCTGGATAAGACAGTTCTGGAGGTTGGGGCTAGACGCCCCTTCGCTCGATTTATGGAGGAAAATAAAGAGATTGGGATCAATTAA